CTAGGGCTAAATAATTACGCATATTCTCTAAACTGATCCCCCCCGTAGGGCAGAATTGCACGCCCGCAAAAGGACCGCTAAAGGATTTGAGCAATTTCACCCCCCCCACTGCTTCAGCCGGGAAGAGTTTGAGCGCACTAAAACCGTATTCTAAAGCTAACATCAGTTCTCCTGCGCTCGCTACTCCCGGAATCAAGGGGATATCCACACTCTTAGCCTCCTGTGCAAATTTGGCATTGATCCCCGGACTGATGGCAAAACGCGCCCCTGCTTTTTGGGCTTGCTCTAACATGGATACATTTAAAATTGTGCCCGCGCCTACGATGGCTTCAGGCACTTCTTTAGCAATCAAGGCAATCCCCTCTAGCGCGCCGGGGGTGCGCAAAGTGATCTCTAAAATCTTAATTCCCCCCTTCAAAAGGGCTTGAGCCAGAGACACACCCCATTTAGGGTCTTGTAAAGTGATGACAGGAATTAGCGGACCGGTGTTTAAAATTTCTTGTGCTTGCATTTATTCTCCTCGTTTTCCAAAACTGGTTGCCCCGCTCTCTGCGCTGGTGGCTACACTTCTAAAGCTAGCAAAAAGCTCGCGCCCACTTCCAAAGTGATCGCGTGGGACGGGGTTGGGCGTTCTGCTCTCCCACTCTTCAGGTTCTACTAAAGCTTGTAAAACTCCCTCTTGTGCGTCCAAAAGCACCTCATCGCCCTCTTGCAAAAGCGCGATCGCCCCGCCTAACAGAGCTTCCGGGCTCAAGTGAATGGCTGCAGGCACTTTGCCCGATGCCCCGCTCATGCGCCCATCGGTGATCAACGCCACCTTAAAGCCCTGATCCTGCAGAGTGCCTAAAATGGGGGTGAGTTTATGCAATTCTGGCATGCCATTGGCGCGCGGTCCTTGATAGGGCAATACGGCGATAAAGTCGCGATTCAAATCCCCTTGTTTGAAACGCTCTAAAAACTCTTGTTGGGAGTGGAAGATGAGCGCGGGGGCTTGGATTTTTTGGTGTTCTGGAGCAACAGCAGAAACCTTGATCACCGCACGCCCTAAATTGCCTTTGAGCGTTCTCAAGCCTCCATCTGCACTAAAAGGTTCTTTTATAGGGCGCACAATGTTGGTATCTAAACTCTCTTGTGCCCCCTCTTGGTAGGTGAGTGCGCCCTCTATGAGATAGGGGTTTTTAGTGTAAGCCTCTAGCCCCTCTCCCATGATCGTCTCACAATCTTCATGCAAGAGCCCGGCACTTAGCAACTCGCGCACCACAAACGCCAAGCCTCCAGCTGCCTCAAATTGATTCACATCGGCTTTACCATTAGGATAGACGCGTGCTAGCAGAGGGGTCATCTGAGAGATGGCATCAAAATCATCCCAATTAATGATAATCCCGGCAGCTTTGGCAATGGCTACTAGGTGGATGGTGTGGTTAGTTGAACCCCCTGTTGCCATCAAGCCCACCATAGCATTGACAATATTCTTTTCACTCAGCAACTCCCCGATGGGTTTGACCTTATGGGTTGCCATGTGGGTAGCGGCTACCTTGACTAAGGTCTGCCTTAAGGAGGTGGTAGGATTAATAAAGGCGGAATTAGGCAAGTGCAAGCCCATCAGCTCGACCATCATTTGGTTAGAATTGGCTGTGCCATAAAAGGTACAAGTGCCCACAGAATGGTAAGATTGCATTTCGCTCTCTAAAAGCGCGTCTCGTGAGATTTTGCCTTGTGCAAAGAGTTCGCGTGTCTTAGACTTTTGCGCGTTAGAAATCCCGCTACTCATCGGACCCGAGGGCACGAAAATACTAGGCAAATGCCCAAAATGCAACGCCCCAATGAGCAAGCCGGGCACGATCTTATCACACACGCCCAAGTAAAACGCCCCATCAAAGACATTATGACTAAGAGCGATCGCCGTGCTCATCGCGATCACATCGCGCGAAAAAAGACTGAGCTCCATGCCCTCATAGCCCTGCGTGATCCCATCGCACATCGCCGGCACGCCTCCGGCAAACTGCGCGCTCAAGCCATATTTTAAAAGCTCCTCTTTGATGAGGTCCGGGTAAGCTTTAAAGGGCTGGTGGGCAGAGAGCATATCATTATATGCCGAGACAATCGCAAAATTGCGCCTTTGGGTGTCTTTGATGGTGTCTTTGAGGTGGGGAGGCAGGCTAGCGTAAGTATGCGCCAAATTCGCACAACCCAAGTCTTTACGCGCGATTTTGCCTTGATGCTGGGCGATGCGCTCTAGGTAGGCTTGGCGGGTGGGCTTGCTGCGTTCCATGATAAGTTTTGTAACATGATTGAGAGCTTTTAATGCCATAGATAATCCTTGTGTGTCTTGTGCATGCGCAAAGTATGCTATCTTTTTGGTAAAAATATCCCATGTGCTAGATGGGTTGCCTAAGGATTTATATGCGTGAGGGTCATTTTATTTTGCTGGGTGCAACGGGGGATTTGGCTTTACGCAAGATTTTCCCCGCGCTCTATAGGGCTTATGAAGATCGGTTATTAACCCCTAGTATTTTGGCTACAGGACGCTCGCGCTTTAGCCGTGAGGAATTTTTGCAAACGCTGGACACCAAGGTCAAAGCGCGCCTTAAGATTTGCGATCCCGCCTCTTGGGAGAGTTTTACCCAACAGATCGATTATGTGGCGATGGATTTAACTCGGGCAGAGGATTTTAAGGTCTTAAAGACGCGCCCCCTCCATCCCAATACCCTTATTTACTTCTCTATCGCTCCGGAGTTTTTCGCCACCGCTTGTGTGCATTTAGCCCAAGTAGGGCTGAACGCACCTGAAGTGAAGATCGTGTTAGAAAAACCTTTGGGGGTAGACCTACACTCTGCGCGCGCCATTCACAAGAGTATCGCCCAGCACTACCAAGAGAGCCAAATTTATCGTATCGATCACTATTTGGGCAAGCAGAGTGTGCAAAATCTCTTGTATTTACGCGCTTCTAATCCTCTACTTCAAACCTTTTGGAGTAAAGATTATATCGACCATGTGCAAATTAGCGTTTGTGAGACTCTGGGGGTGGAGAGTCGGGGAGGCTTTTACGACCCTATGGGCGCGTTGCGCGACATGCTCCAAAACCACATGCTCCAAATGCTAGCCTTGCTCACCATGCCCCTGCCTGCTAGCCTCAATGCCAACTCAATCCGCCAAGCTAAACTCTCCTTGCTCCAAAGCCTCAAACCCCTAGAATCCCAGCACTTAGCCAAGCAAGTGATTCGCGCTCAATATAGCGCGCATGGGGATTTCATAGGCTATCGTCAAGAACCCCATGTCAATCCGCAAAGCCAAACAGAAACCTTTGTCGCGCTCAAACTAGAGATCACGCGCTCTGAGTGGGTGGGTGTGCCCTTTTATCTGCGCACGGGCAAGCGCATGGGAGACTCTTTTGTGGAAGTGGTGGTTAGCTTTAAGGGGGGGGGTTCTCTTGTCTTTAGGATACAGCCCAACCCTGCTATTTCTTTAAATTTGCATGCCAGCACTCCCCTCGTGCTACAAAGCGCGCTAGAAAGTGGCATGGACGCTTACCAACGCCTCATCTTAGACGCGTTTGATTCCAACCAAAGCGCGTTTAACCACCAAGACGAGCTAGAAGCCGCTTGGGTGTGGCTCGATCCCATCTTGCAGGCATGGCAAGCCAATAAAACTCCCTTGTATTTCTACCCAGCCGGAAGCTTTGGACCACAAGAAGCCTTTGAACTGCTAGAGAGAGAGGGGCGCACATGGGCAAAGGGGGAAGATCGTGTTTGAGTTTATAGAGCACTCTAGTGCAGAAATTTATGCCAAGCTAGCCTATGCGTTTGCACAGAGCCTGTGCGATCTTGACAACAAGACCGCACACCTTGCCTTCTCAGGGGGCAAAAGTCCGATTCCCTTTTTAGAGTGTTTGGCAGAACAAGATGTGCCTTGGGATTGTTGCACCTTGAGCCTAGTTGATGATCGCATTGTCCCCCCCGATCACAAAGATAGCAACGCGCTTTTGATCCATAGGCATTTTTTAGATAAGGTGCGCTCTAAATTTAACATCAAAGCACCCTTTACGCCCTTAGTTACAGACGCTAGTCTGCCCCCTGAAACGATCTTAGAAAAAGCCCTAGAGAGTTACCAACAACCCGATTTGGCACTGCTTGGCATGGGTTTGGACGGACACACCGCCTCGCTTTTTCCTGAAGCATCTGAATACGAGCACGCCCTAAGCACCACCCAGCCCCTCGTGCTCACCACACCGCAAAACGCTCCCCACAAGCGCATTAGCATGAGTTTGCACGCTTTAGAAAGTTGTAAAGAAACTTGGTTACTCATCTCTGGAGAGGAAAAACGCAGAGTTTTTGATGAGGCCACCAAGGGGATCAACCCCAAACTTCCCATTTCCTATATCTTACATTCTAAAAAGGTGCTCTGTAATGTCTTCTACGCCCGATAAAACTTACCCCCGTCTGCTCGCCGACATTGGAGGCACGAACGCGCGCTTTGGCCTAGAAGTCGCCCCGGATAAAATCGAATCCATTGAGGTTTTGGCTTGTCAGGACTATAACACCGTGGTAGATGCGATCAAGGCGTATTTGGCTAAAGTCAATAACCCCTCTGTGAAATACGCAGCCATTGCCATCGCTAACCCCGTGATGGGCGATTGGGTGCAGATGACCAACCACCACTGGGCGTTTTCCATCGAAACCACCCGCCAAGCCCTCAAATTGGAAGTATTGATTTTGATCAATGACTTTACCGCTCAAGCCCATGCCATTTCTAAAATCGACCCCGAAGAGTTGCTACAGGTAGGGGGGAATGTGTGCGGGATCGACGCGCCTAAGGTGGTTTTAGGACCGGGCACGGGATTAGGGGTGAGCGCGCTCATTCCCTGCTGTGATGGCTCTTACACAGCCTTAGCGGGCGAGGGTGGGCATGTGAGTTTTGCGCCCTTTGATGACACCGAGATTATGATCTGGCAGTATGCGCGCAAAAAATACGGGCATGTGTCTGCCGAGCGTTTTTTAAGTGGGGCAGGCTTGGTGCTCATCCATGCCGCTTTGGCTGATCGTGAGGGGATTAAAATTAGCAAGATGACCCCTGAGCTCATCAGCCAGCAGGCCCTGAGTGGCAAATCCCCCCTATGCCGTTTGACTTTGGATATTTTTTGCACCATTTTAGGCACGGTGGCCTCTAACATGGCTTTGATTTTGGGCGCGCGCGGGGGGGTGTATTTGTGTGGGGGGATTATCCCACGCTTCATTGATTATTTTAAAACCTCGCCCTTCCGCTTGCGCTTTGAAAATAAGGGGCGTTTTGCGGCGTATTTGGCAGCTATTCCGGTGTATGTGGTGCTATCTCAGTATCCCGGAATCAAGGGTGTAGCTGTCGCCCTAGACAACCATCTAAAGGTCAAAACAATCTGAAAGGTTAACCATGGGTCTAACAACACTACCTGCTTTTAAGGCATTGAACGCGCATTTTGAGCATTTAAAAGAAATGCATATGAAGGATATGTTCGCACGCGATCCCAAGCGCGCCACGCGTTATTTTCTCAAAGTGGGTAGTCTTTGTTTAGACTATTCTAAAAACCGCATCAATGACGAGACCTTAAAACTTTTATGGGATTTGGCCAAAGAGTGCGGCCTAGAGCGCAAGATTGAGGCGATGTTTTCAGGGGAAAAGATCAACGCCACAGAGGGGCGTGCGGTGTTGCATACAGCTTTGCGCAACCAATCTCAGGAGAGTGTGGTAGTGGATGGGGAGGATGTGATGCCCAAAGTGCGCGATGTACTCACGCGCATGGCAGATTTTAGCGATGCTCTGCGTTGTGGGCGCTGGCTAGGCTATAGCAATCAGGTGATCACCGATGTGGTCAATATTGGGATTGGAGGCTCAGACTTGGGGGCGTTGATGGTGTGTAAGGCTCTTAGGCACTATGCCCATCCGCGCCTAAATATGTATTTTGTTTCTAATGTGGATGGGATTCAAATCCAAAGCGTGTTAGATAAAATCCACCCAGAAACCACGCTTTTTATTGTCGCCTCTAAAACCTTTTCCACCCAAGAAACCTTGACTAACGCTTTGAGTGCGCGCGCGTGGTTTTTAGCCCATGCCCATGATGAAGCCCACATTGCTAAACACTTTATAGCAGTCTCTACCAACAAACAAGCCGTGCAAGATTTTGGAATCGACACCAAAAATATGTTTGAGTTTTGGAATTGGGTGGGAGGGCGTTATAGTTTATGGTCAGCCATCGGGCTCTCCATTATGATCTATCTGGGTAAGGAGAATTTCCAAGACCTGCTAGAGGGGGCTTACGAGATGGATCGGCATTTTAAAAACGCTCCTTTTGAAGAAAATATGCCCGTGATTTTGGCTCTGTTAGGAATTTGGTATGTAAATTTTTTTGATGCAGGGAGTCATTTGATCGCGCCCTACGATCAGTATCTGCGCTATTTTCCTAGATTTATCCAACAGCTGGACATGGAGAGTAATGGCAAACGCACCACGCTAGCGGGCGAGGTGGTGGATTACGACACGGGTCCCATCATTTGGGGTGATTTGGGGATCAACTCCCAACATGCCTTTTTTCAGTTGCTCCATCAGGGCACACATTTAACCCCCATTGATTTTATCGCTTCTTTGAGCAAAGAGGGGAATTTGCCCGGTCACCATGAAATCCTTTTAAGTAATGTCTTTGCGCAAGCAGAAGCATTTATGAAGGGCAAGGATTACACAGAAGCCTATCAGCAACTCCTAGACAAAGGCATGGAGGCCGAGCGCGCGCGCGTTATCGCGCCCCATCGGGTGTTTTCAGGCAATCGCCCTAGCAATATGATCTTACTCAATGCGATCACCCCTAAGAGTATTGGAAGTTTGGTAGCCCTTTATGAACATAAAATTTTTGTGCAGGGGGCGATTTGGGATATTAATAGCTTTGATCAATGGGGCGTAGAACTGGGTAAAGAGCTTGCTAAAGACATTTTACTCCAACTGCGCGAGGGGCATGCCCATGAGCCCCATGATAGCTCCACTAAACACCTCATCCATCTCTACCAAACTTATAATAAAGGAGTTTTCCATGCAGACAAAGAGTAATGGTTTTGCGTTAGGCGCGCTGACAGCCCTATTTTTTGCTATGGGTTTTATCACAGTATTAAACGATATTCTCATTCCTCATCTCAAAAAAATTTTCGATCTCAACCATTTTGAAGCGGCTTTAGTGCAACTTTGTTTTTTTGGGGCTTATTTCATCACTGGAGGGCCTTTTGGAAAACTCCTAGATAAGATCGGGTATCCGGCAGGCGTGGTGGGGGGTTTTTTGCTCACCGCTTTGGGTTGCATTCTATTCTACCCCGCTGCCTCTACTGCCTCTTACCCTATCTTTTTAGGCGCATTTTTTATTTTGGCTAGTGGAGTCGTGCTTTTGCAAACTGCAGGTAATCCCTTTGTGACTCTGTTGGCTCCGGGCAAAGAGGCGAGCGCGCTCACTTTGGTGCAGGCCTTTAATTCACTAGGCACGACCTTAGGGCCTATTTTTGGGGCATCGCTTATTATTGCGGACACCACTCACATTGTTGATAAGGTCAAAGACGCGCAATCTGTGCAAATGCCTTACCTGATGATTGCCGGGGTGTTGATCTTGTTAGGCATTCTTGTTTATCTGCTAAAACTTCCAGATGTGCGCGATCGCGCTGAAAAAATCAGTGAAGCAAACCACGATGGTAAAAAAAGCGTTTTTGAATACTCCCATTTGGTGCTAGGAGCTTTGGCGATTTTCTTTTATGTGGGCGCAGAGGTTTCTATTGGGTCGTTTTTAATCCTTACTATGGAAAAAGTCGCCGGTATGGAAGCCAAAGTAGGGGCGACCTATATCAGTGTTTATTGGGGCGGAGCGATGATTGGGCGTTTTCTTGGGAGTGCGATCATGCAAAAAATCGCGCCCAATAAATGTTTGGGCTTTAACGCCGTGATGAATGTGTTATTGATTGCCTTGGCGATTGCCTTTGATAATCTCTTGACAGTTTATGCCCTACTTGCCATTGGACTTTTCAACTCTATTATGTTCCCCACTATCTTTTCTTTGGCGACTAAAAATTTAGGCAAATTTACAAGCCAAGCTTCTGGGGTAATTTGTATGGCCATTGTGGGGGGTGCGCTTGTGCCCCCTGTGCAAGGGATTGTCGCAGACTATATGGGCATCATCACTTCCTATCTTGTGCCTCTAGTTTGTTATTTTTATATTATCTTTTTTGCTTTCTATGGCTATAAGATCAGTGCAGAGGATAACTAAGGATTAGAGAGTAAAAGGAGGGGGGGGTGTGCTTTTCTTAAATTGCACGCGCAACGCGTCAATTCCCATGATGGAGATGTTGTGTTTTTTGGCCTCTTCTAACTTGCTTCCGGGTTTGTCCCCACACAAAAGCAAATCGGTTTTAGCGCTCAAATGTCCCTTGACTTCTGCGCCTAAATCTTCTAAATATTGCCTTAACGCATCTCTAGGAATAGAAAAACTCCCCGTAATAACCACCACCTTGCCCTGAAAAAATCCACACTGAGGAGCGCGCTTTTCTGCAATGGTGGGTTCAATGAGGCGCATTAAATGCGCGATTTTTGCCCTATGGGTCTGCACAAACTCCCAAAACGCGCGCGCGCTTTTATAATCCCCCTTTTGATCCTCTCTAGCTCCCTGAAATATCTTTTTAAAGGCGCGTTGATACCCGCTATAATCTTGATCAAACACCTCCAAGCCTAGAATACCTGCGAGCTTCTTGCTCGCTCCCTTACCGATATTTTCAATCCCCAAAGCGTTAATGAAACGCCACAAAGGAGCGTGTTTAGTTTTGGCGATGGCATCTAGCAGATTTTGGGCGCGTTTATGCTTCCAACCCTCTAATTGGAGCAAATCCTCTAGGCGTAGAGTGTAGAGATCGCTAATTTGGCTAATCAATTTGGCTTCTAAGAGTTGTTTGACCACCTTATCCCCCAATCCGGCGATCTCTAGTCCTTGTTTGGAGGCAAAATAAACCAAGCTAGCATGCAATTTTGCACTACAAGAGGGATTAACACAGCAGAGAGCGCGCGCGTGGGCGCTCAAATCCAAGTTACAGCGGTAACAAAAGGGTTTGTATTCTAGTGCTTGCGCGCATGAAGGACAAGAGCGCGCGTTTTTGAGGTGGGCATGGGGAGCAAAGCGCGCGCAAGAGGGGCAAAAATTGGGTTTATCTTTAAGTAAAAGAGGCAAGTGGCATTGAGGGCAGATATTAAGAGGTTGTTGTTCTAAGAGGCTCTCACAACTAGGGCAGTGGTTGGGGGGGATGATGGGTTTTTGGCTGCCATCGCGCAAATGCACTAAGGGTTTGATCACTTGAGGGATCACATCCCCACTTCTAAGCACCACCACCATATCATTGAGCTGGAGGTCTTTTTGCTGGATGTCTGTGTAGCTATTCAAAGTCGCACGCGCGATCTGTGCGCCGTCCAAATTGACAGGTTCTAAGCGCGCTACCGGAGTGATCGCCCCACTGCGCCCCACTTGTGCAATAACCTCCAATAAACGGGTGTGTTTTTCAAGAGCGGGGAATTTGTAAGCAATGGCAAAGCGCGGGGCTTTGAGGGTGAAACCTAGTTCTTTTTGCATCGCAAAATCATCCACTACCACCACCATGCCATCCATGCCCACTTTGGCGCGCTCTCTTTGGGCATGCAGTTCTGTATA
This portion of the Helicobacter felis ATCC 49179 genome encodes:
- a CDS encoding bifunctional 4-hydroxy-2-oxoglutarate aldolase/2-dehydro-3-deoxy-phosphogluconate aldolase, with product MQAQEILNTGPLIPVITLQDPKWGVSLAQALLKGGIKILEITLRTPGALEGIALIAKEVPEAIVGAGTILNVSMLEQAQKAGARFAISPGINAKFAQEAKSVDIPLIPGVASAGELMLALEYGFSALKLFPAEAVGGVKLLKSFSGPFAGVQFCPTGGISLENMRNYLALENVACVGGSWLTPQDLMAKGQWDQITQIAKQSVAQARLL
- the edd gene encoding phosphogluconate dehydratase, which encodes MALKALNHVTKLIMERSKPTRQAYLERIAQHQGKIARKDLGCANLAHTYASLPPHLKDTIKDTQRRNFAIVSAYNDMLSAHQPFKAYPDLIKEELLKYGLSAQFAGGVPAMCDGITQGYEGMELSLFSRDVIAMSTAIALSHNVFDGAFYLGVCDKIVPGLLIGALHFGHLPSIFVPSGPMSSGISNAQKSKTRELFAQGKISRDALLESEMQSYHSVGTCTFYGTANSNQMMVELMGLHLPNSAFINPTTSLRQTLVKVAATHMATHKVKPIGELLSEKNIVNAMVGLMATGGSTNHTIHLVAIAKAAGIIINWDDFDAISQMTPLLARVYPNGKADVNQFEAAGGLAFVVRELLSAGLLHEDCETIMGEGLEAYTKNPYLIEGALTYQEGAQESLDTNIVRPIKEPFSADGGLRTLKGNLGRAVIKVSAVAPEHQKIQAPALIFHSQQEFLERFKQGDLNRDFIAVLPYQGPRANGMPELHKLTPILGTLQDQGFKVALITDGRMSGASGKVPAAIHLSPEALLGGAIALLQEGDEVLLDAQEGVLQALVEPEEWESRTPNPVPRDHFGSGRELFASFRSVATSAESGATSFGKRGE
- the zwf gene encoding glucose-6-phosphate dehydrogenase, which gives rise to MREGHFILLGATGDLALRKIFPALYRAYEDRLLTPSILATGRSRFSREEFLQTLDTKVKARLKICDPASWESFTQQIDYVAMDLTRAEDFKVLKTRPLHPNTLIYFSIAPEFFATACVHLAQVGLNAPEVKIVLEKPLGVDLHSARAIHKSIAQHYQESQIYRIDHYLGKQSVQNLLYLRASNPLLQTFWSKDYIDHVQISVCETLGVESRGGFYDPMGALRDMLQNHMLQMLALLTMPLPASLNANSIRQAKLSLLQSLKPLESQHLAKQVIRAQYSAHGDFIGYRQEPHVNPQSQTETFVALKLEITRSEWVGVPFYLRTGKRMGDSFVEVVVSFKGGGSLVFRIQPNPAISLNLHASTPLVLQSALESGMDAYQRLILDAFDSNQSAFNHQDELEAAWVWLDPILQAWQANKTPLYFYPAGSFGPQEAFELLEREGRTWAKGEDRV
- the pgl gene encoding 6-phosphogluconolactonase, whose product is MFEFIEHSSAEIYAKLAYAFAQSLCDLDNKTAHLAFSGGKSPIPFLECLAEQDVPWDCCTLSLVDDRIVPPDHKDSNALLIHRHFLDKVRSKFNIKAPFTPLVTDASLPPETILEKALESYQQPDLALLGMGLDGHTASLFPEASEYEHALSTTQPLVLTTPQNAPHKRISMSLHALESCKETWLLISGEEKRRVFDEATKGINPKLPISYILHSKKVLCNVFYAR
- a CDS encoding glucokinase; translated protein: MSSTPDKTYPRLLADIGGTNARFGLEVAPDKIESIEVLACQDYNTVVDAIKAYLAKVNNPSVKYAAIAIANPVMGDWVQMTNHHWAFSIETTRQALKLEVLILINDFTAQAHAISKIDPEELLQVGGNVCGIDAPKVVLGPGTGLGVSALIPCCDGSYTALAGEGGHVSFAPFDDTEIMIWQYARKKYGHVSAERFLSGAGLVLIHAALADREGIKISKMTPELISQQALSGKSPLCRLTLDIFCTILGTVASNMALILGARGGVYLCGGIIPRFIDYFKTSPFRLRFENKGRFAAYLAAIPVYVVLSQYPGIKGVAVALDNHLKVKTI
- the pgi gene encoding glucose-6-phosphate isomerase, translating into MGLTTLPAFKALNAHFEHLKEMHMKDMFARDPKRATRYFLKVGSLCLDYSKNRINDETLKLLWDLAKECGLERKIEAMFSGEKINATEGRAVLHTALRNQSQESVVVDGEDVMPKVRDVLTRMADFSDALRCGRWLGYSNQVITDVVNIGIGGSDLGALMVCKALRHYAHPRLNMYFVSNVDGIQIQSVLDKIHPETTLFIVASKTFSTQETLTNALSARAWFLAHAHDEAHIAKHFIAVSTNKQAVQDFGIDTKNMFEFWNWVGGRYSLWSAIGLSIMIYLGKENFQDLLEGAYEMDRHFKNAPFEENMPVILALLGIWYVNFFDAGSHLIAPYDQYLRYFPRFIQQLDMESNGKRTTLAGEVVDYDTGPIIWGDLGINSQHAFFQLLHQGTHLTPIDFIASLSKEGNLPGHHEILLSNVFAQAEAFMKGKDYTEAYQQLLDKGMEAERARVIAPHRVFSGNRPSNMILLNAITPKSIGSLVALYEHKIFVQGAIWDINSFDQWGVELGKELAKDILLQLREGHAHEPHDSSTKHLIHLYQTYNKGVFHADKE
- a CDS encoding sugar MFS transporter — protein: MQTKSNGFALGALTALFFAMGFITVLNDILIPHLKKIFDLNHFEAALVQLCFFGAYFITGGPFGKLLDKIGYPAGVVGGFLLTALGCILFYPAASTASYPIFLGAFFILASGVVLLQTAGNPFVTLLAPGKEASALTLVQAFNSLGTTLGPIFGASLIIADTTHIVDKVKDAQSVQMPYLMIAGVLILLGILVYLLKLPDVRDRAEKISEANHDGKKSVFEYSHLVLGALAIFFYVGAEVSIGSFLILTMEKVAGMEAKVGATYISVYWGGAMIGRFLGSAIMQKIAPNKCLGFNAVMNVLLIALAIAFDNLLTVYALLAIGLFNSIMFPTIFSLATKNLGKFTSQASGVICMAIVGGALVPPVQGIVADYMGIITSYLVPLVCYFYIIFFAFYGYKISAEDN
- the ligA gene encoding NAD-dependent DNA ligase LigA: MIQTFQDYQACVERACQYAHHYYVLDDPLVSDFEYDTLYQQIQDYEHAHPEQILEHSPTQRVGDALLSYLPKHTHLERMWSLDNVFDLEGLQTWIARIFKVYPHARFTCSPKLDGVSLNLFYDQGKLVSATTRGNGIEGELVTHIAKTIPSIPLRIAPTEPLEIRGEVTIENADFEKINAERAKLNQPLFANPRNAAAGSLRQLDPRISAKRKLSFTPWGLGRCAPTLPSFKAMMDCLLENHFLPMPFSLCGSVEEIQQVYTELHAQRERAKVGMDGMVVVVDDFAMQKELGFTLKAPRFAIAYKFPALEKHTRLLEVIAQVGRSGAITPVARLEPVNLDGAQIARATLNSYTDIQQKDLQLNDMVVVLRSGDVIPQVIKPLVHLRDGSQKPIIPPNHCPSCESLLEQQPLNICPQCHLPLLLKDKPNFCPSCARFAPHAHLKNARSCPSCAQALEYKPFCYRCNLDLSAHARALCCVNPSCSAKLHASLVYFASKQGLEIAGLGDKVVKQLLEAKLISQISDLYTLRLEDLLQLEGWKHKRAQNLLDAIAKTKHAPLWRFINALGIENIGKGASKKLAGILGLEVFDQDYSGYQRAFKKIFQGAREDQKGDYKSARAFWEFVQTHRAKIAHLMRLIEPTIAEKRAPQCGFFQGKVVVITGSFSIPRDALRQYLEDLGAEVKGHLSAKTDLLLCGDKPGSKLEEAKKHNISIMGIDALRVQFKKSTPPPPFTL